In Silene latifolia isolate original U9 population chromosome 3, ASM4854445v1, whole genome shotgun sequence, a single window of DNA contains:
- the LOC141646246 gene encoding 23 kDa jasmonate-induced protein-like has product MATSVFGAPITFKTVTKSDKCVGKDVTTRDLAEMAFRMKNAEGKGMKAREFVEERRTKYGGEYTMCLIYNATGDTMRMITYSDAGDGFVSPSPYPMLIMNGQLGAYLKRGGGAVVYAIKNEHGSEFQVVYTYWSLQPGRVYTDIKQRDFYKLKDPWQSFLPSLEASQSYIYQAHEFGLSSFASIGGTTWSPVFEGIITLDGAWPNYSKVKPYYPPPTGYPSSRQVLIGEGIEDEATTEQDAGAIDA; this is encoded by the exons ATGGCAACCAGTGTGTTTGGAGCTCCCATAACATTCAAAACAGTAACCAAATCAGACAAATGCGTCGGCAAAGATGTAACCACTCGCGACCTGGCAGAGATGGCGTTCCGGATGAAAAACGCAGAGGGCAAAGGTATGAAAGCTCGTGAGTTCGTAGAAGAGAGAAGAACAAAGTACGGGGGTGAGTATACAATGTGCCTTATTTATAACGCAACAGGCGACACAATGAGGATGATAACTTATAGTGATGCTGGTGACGGTTTCGTATCCCCATCTCCGTATCCAATGCTCATTATGAATGGTCAGTTGGGTGCTTACTTGAAGCGTGGTGGTGGTGCCGTTGTTTACGCCATCAAGAATGAGCACGGTTCTGAGTTTCAAGTTGTTTATACATACTGGTCACTTCAACCTGGCCGG GTATACACCGATATCAAACAGCGTGATTTTTACAAGCTAAAAGATCCCTGGCAAAGTTTCTTGCCCTCCTTAGAAGCGAGTCAAAGCTACATTTACCAAGCGCATGAATTTGGACTGTCATCCTTTGCTAGCATAGGAGGAACCACCTGGTCACCTGTTTTCGAAGGAATCATAACCCTCGATGGCGCCTGGCCCAATTATTCCAAAGTGAAGCCGTATTACCCGCCTCCCACCGGGTATCCCAGCTCTAGACAAGTGCTGATCGGTGAAGGGATTGAGGATGAAGCTACTACTGAGCAAGATGCTGGCGCCATCGACGCTTAA